Within Sander lucioperca isolate FBNREF2018 chromosome 22, SLUC_FBN_1.2, whole genome shotgun sequence, the genomic segment AATGTCTTGAGTGGCAGACAACAACAAAGAGTTAATTTTATACCCTGATATTGATTATTACAGAGTAAAATATAACATATCTGCTGTATCTGAACCGAAAACATAACCTTCTTGGCGTAGGTAAAATTGCATTTTCAAGAGAATCACTTGGGGAAAAAAGCAAGCATATAAACCTATTTAGATATTATTTAATATCTAAGAACAAGTAGGCAAAATTATCTAAGTATAAACGATGTGTAGGTTTATAATATAGGGGAAGTATTGTATTGCTTTGACACAGGTATTTTAAACCCGAGGTGATGATTATATACGTATCTTTGCAACCTCTTCTAATTTTCCATTTCCTTGCTTCTGTATAATAACATTTCTGGCCTCTACATTTTGTATACTGTTGGGGAATATATATAgcatggttgacaccagacccttctcagttgtaactgagagtgggtctgggcaagcttcattcacagcccatttccaaagaggggcgtcaccaacggacgctgctcaaatgcctctgggcgcaattggatagtccttcaaccaatcagaccaacgatccgggtgacgtagcagcgacagcggcatcaacgggtcgctgcgcttcggtggccgctatTGTTGAATGTAAGCaagaagctgctcgccgtcactgcgctatcgtcatcgtgtaaagctcaacggttgtgattggtgcctcgatttggaaaaattgcaaatgggcttgaatggactcttggccagacggacttgcagagaaaatctcaaatttgccggaagttcgtcagtgTTTTCCTATAATATCTATATAAGCCTTAAAAAAGGAGGATCCCTCTTGCTCAGCATCACGATTTATTAAAGATACTAACATTTTGGCCACTCTGGACCTTTGTCAAGAGTATTTACAAATGATGAAGATACTCTTGACAAAGGTCCAGAAGAGCCAAAATGTTAGTATCTTCAATAAATGATGCTGTAGCAAGAGCAGAGCACGGAATCTTCCTTTTCTCCAGTCTGATGTGATATTTTCCAACGCACCAGCACCTAAGAATTGTTGATGATGTTTTTGATGTTGACATTTTTCTTCgtaaagaatatatatatatatatatatatatatatataaacaaagtCCACAACAAGTTTATAGTCTACTCCTATTATGATGTGGGTTTACTGGAAACTGAAACCTGGTGGGTGCAGTCTCGTTGCTGGAGCAGCTGGGTTCGGGGGACGTTGGAGAGCAAACTGAGGGCACTTTGGAAGCAGGTGAAGAGGGGGAGACGGAGGTGGAGCCGACACTATGCGGCGGCGCCCAGAGCGCGCACCAGCAGCCTGAATCATGGATGAGCCGCAGCACGTCGTTGCGGAAGCGAACACCTACCAGGGCGTACAGGATGGGGTTGAGGCAGCAGCGGGTGTACGCCAGCGTGCAGGTGATGTACTCCAACAGCAGAGCGCAGACTGGCCCCGCCATTTTACGCGACAGCACCACCGTATACGGCAGCTGGAACAGCAGAAAAACCAGCACCAGAGCCACCATCAGCTTCAAGGTCCGCTGCCGGTGCCACTGCTTCCCCCGCCGTTGTGCATTCCCCTCCCACAACACTCGAGCAATCAACGAGTAGCACGTCACCATGACGAAGAAGGACAGGCAGAAGACGGCAATGATGGCGCCATTTGTGGCCATTTTGACTGATCCGCTCTTTTGCATGCCGCAGTATAAGTCCTCGCCGGACCCAGACACCCCGGAGTAGAGGATTTCAGGCAAGCTGAGGAGCACCGCAACAAGCCACACGCCTACCGCTGCTACTTTCCCGCCTGTAAGTATCCGACTGCGCAGCCTGAGCATCTCTTGGGCACGTGCCACGACCATGTAGCGGTCGACGCTGATGCAGGCCAACAGCTGAAGCCCGCTGTACGTGTTGATGGCGTAGCAGGCACGCGTGGCCTTGCAGAGGCAAGTGGAGAAGATCCAGCCCAGGTGGGTGTCGACAGCCTGCAGCGGGAGCGTGAGGATCAGGAGGAGGTCGGCCAGCGCCAGATGCAACAGGAAGACGTCGGTCATGGAGCGAAGCCGGAGGCGGCGGTAGAGAGCGAAGGTGGCGATCACGAGGCAGTTTCCGACCACGCCCAGCAAGAAGATCAGGCAGAAAACACAAGTCTGGAAGGTTTTGATGGTGATCCCCTGCTCTCCAGGCTCACAAAAGGAGTCGTCATCACTGAAGTATGTGGCATTACTTGTATTCCACAACTCTGAAAAGTTGTAGCTCCCGTAACCAGAGTAGTCGTCGTCATCGGTGCCGTTAGCCATTGCTGGTGGAGAGAAAATGAAGAATAGTAAATCATTCATCTTGCAATGAGAAGGATGTTTTAAAAACTCCCCTGTGACTAAAACATACACCCATCTCTGCAACTCCCAAATCAATGTCATCAATGGATCcgttttttgttatatgaaagaGGTGTCTATGTTAAAGGTGCTccagatccaggacttagccaaacaatttgaacatcaacaacttctcagtccctccccccatttccgctaaagcccaaaacggtctcctaagcccctccccccacaagggagaatgaatgcatgtgcatgagcagtgattgacacgcagttagacaccccccctggccctgattggtgcatctgaacagggagcggtggatttttgcaaatcacactacaggctgtaggtggtgcagGTAATTAccagcttcatgtagttctactggatcatagggtcagtttcagcaaatatgacagaaagttagttttataaggcttacctactgcacctttaaagagaATAGAAACAGTATGAaaattagaatttttttttaagtttatagAACATTGTTTGAAACTTGGGACTTACTATATATTTCTGAATATTTTTAGCTTTTGGTGaccctttgactttttttattttcctctgttTTTTTAGCAAAACGTCTCGAAAACTATCAAGTGTATCACCATGAAATTTGGTTTAGACATTCATATTGCCCAAAGTATGATTGTAATACGCACATAAATGTTTTACAGCTCCCAATTATTGTCTAATAATTTGTAGAGTGTggcatcctaaaaaaaaaactttcaagtacatttagACTTCATGTAATCCAGTGTAACTGAAATATACAGCTGTATCCTAGGCAACTGCACGATaacttgttttttaaatgaatttatAACTTAAAGTTATTGAAACTAAACTAGTCAGTTTGGGCCAAATAACCTATAGAttgtacaataaaaaaaaacttctgcaGCCTGCTGGGTTTAGGATTATGAGTCACTCTCGTCTTTTACGAAATGTCAGTGGAACCAGCTTGCGTGAGGagtaattattgttaaaaaGAAACATGTATTCTTATAGACACCTGGGTGGATTTTGAGCAGAATACTGCACTTGTCACGATATCAGGAAACACTAACTCCTCCACACTGAAgttgaaagagagagacagctaTGTTCCTCACTTTGACTAAGCAGGTGTGATATTTTAGTCATTTTGCACTGGGTTGCGTGCGACTGGCACCAGGTCGTTGGCACAGGGGAAATTGTGGGTATCTTGAAGGTCTACAGATCAGTCAGTGTCGCGTGTTAACAGCCTTTATAGGCAGTTTCCACAATCACCTCTTATCACTTCATCTTTCTGTGCGACTCTGTTATGGCTGAGGCTACTCGCAATATTTAACAGTGCTCTTTTCTTTTAATATCTTTTCTATAAACTCTTTATTTGATGGTGGGGATAGACACAAAGGAGTTTCCTTTCAAAAGGTAAGAGAAATAACAGTAAACAGGGAAAACATTTTGTAGACAGTTGGGATTTATCtgatatttctttattttctttaagtcAGGAATTACTTTAAAAAGTTTTCAAAAGCTGTTTACATTTTGGAAATGGGTGTTCTTGACACATAGTGAGGCAGGAGACTTAATGTGGTTTGGTGTGATTGTAATTTTCTACTCTAATAGTGAACGATAATTaagcttgatggtgttttaagctaccaacgtctccttccaggtagcgctgcgaccgttgacttcaaggcacctaaccctaaccttaaccctaaccattgcctaatcgacttcaaggcagcgctgcgaccggtGACTTCAaagcacctaaccctaaccttaaccctaaccataaccattgcctaatcctagtgccttccaggcaacgctgcctggaaggagacgttggtgGCTTAAAGCACAGATAAACGATAATTAACGGAGCAATAATTAAGTTTGCAGTTAAGGCAGACTTGGCCAGAACGGATGTTTACCAAGTTGTGTTGAATACAAGTTCTGCTCTGTAACTTCAATATATTTTCTCTGAAGTGGAAAAGCGGCAGACAAATTTAACAagaaaatattgaatatttgtTGGTATATTGCTAAGGCAGCTgaaggaaaaaggaaatgtcTTCTTAGAGAGAATATACATTTGAGTTATGGGATCAGTGGTCGGGTTTTCCCCCCCTGACTCGCTGGTGCAGTTTGTGTAATATGATGTATGATGCCGTCTCCTAAAATAAAATGGCAACACTGATGACAATGGTTCAGAGCTTACTGTGAATCTAGCCTGCTTATGATCAGCAGTGTTGATGTTAGGCCTGGGCATCCGACGCTACAGCGCCGAATGGTTTATGAAGAGAAAATTATTATACATGGTCGCATGTTGTGTGAGCGCAagagaaaaagacacaaaaaactcgacaaaaaacatgtttgaatgTGCCATAGTCTTAGAAGAGAAGCATAACAGCCCGTTAAAAttaatgtgcgtgtgtgtgtgtgtgtgtgtgtgtgtgtgtgtgtgtgtgtgtgtgtgtgtgtgtgtgtgtgtgtgcgcgcaacgcattctcatggaGGGGTTTGTATATCGTACAAAAAgttatctgtgtgtctgtgtcagagagtgtgtgtgtgtgtgtgtgtgtgtgtgtgtgtgtgtgtaatgcatTTTCATGAAccggttcgtatgatatcgtacgaaaagtctgtctgtgtctatgcgtgtgtgtgtgtgtgtgtgtgagagagtgagtgagagagagagagagagtgagtgagtgtgtgtgtgtgtgcgtgtgtgtgtgcgtgtgtggcgTTGACTGGCGTTAATTTGCAGCAGGAAGCCTAGCggagaaatgcagaaaaaacaaCTCAATCTTTTGGGATTTTTCCAAACGAGAAGGCGAAGTCACAATTTGCCagttgatttatttattctaagttgatttatttattctacGTGCCTTTCATGGTTGCAGgtggcattttattttaactacAAACCACTCGTTGCGTAACATAACTTTGTTAGGTTAGGAAGGGGCTCCAAAATGAAGTAAAATATAACAACTCATAATTTTACCAGGGGTGTTTCTAGGATTTGAAATTTGAAGCTctattttgatgctttttaatgcatgactaatttattatttattcataatatatattattctgtTATTCTtctatcatctctctctctcttttggcaGGACTGCCCCGTGGACTGACACATTATGCacctttttaatgaaatgattattttttaaaccctaaatgtcaaatgtttataactcttataatatttataataataattttatattataGTGTTTGtactttctttaaaaaaatatatttatttgctAAATGGCAACAAAATGACAGACGTCTCTGCAACAGTAGACAGCTCGACTAATACAGCGtcatgaaaatgtttgttttggtgCTGAGATGGTGAAGTCTGGTCTCAGTATAGACGGGTTTTTATTCTTGTTGGCGTTTGAATGTTGGTTGTCtggctttgtgtttgtttcttatgCCGGCAGTCTAAAGTTACGCTATATCTTTAAGGATTTTAAGATTGTAAATATCCTTTAAACTGTGTCTGATTTAACAACAGACAATATCAGGAAACACCTCCTTTGCACTCGGGTTGAAAGTGAGATCCTGTGTAGTTGTTACAGTTTGAGTAGGCAGCCGTTATATGTATTTCAGTCATATTTTCACCGCTGTGCGTGACACTGCTGTCAGGCTGTTGCCATGTGGGGAACCATGAGTAGCTTTTAGATCAGCAGCGTTACATGGTGGTTtcatttcttcttttcctggAACGGCTGGCTCAAATGATAACATTATTTTTCACGagtctcacaaacacacacacacaacacacaacacacaacacacaacacacacacacacacacacacagggttgcCCAGGGGAGACTGGCACACGGTTGCTGCACACATTTTGAAATCAAATTAAATGCTTTTTGAGACTTTTTATAAAGACCTTGACAGAGAAAATGTAATACTATTTGCCAAACAAATGCAGATTAGGGCTGAGCTCTATGTTTGCCAACAATCATTATGTAAAATCTTATAAAATCATCAAATTAATGGCAAACACAGGTggttattttggtcaatattgaaatcccgattatttaacccttgtgatgtcttcccatcgaccatgcaactttttttttctgggtcaaaatttcaaataaaaactttttttggtgacgtttttgtcacttttttcaaaaaatgtcgtcatttttttccgatgtttttgtcactttttttcgactttttggtcactttttttccatttttttttgtcacaaattTCCGATGTTTaccaatgtttttgtcgattttttttttgcacttctgacgtttttgttgttttttccaacattttttgtcacttttttttccaagattcttttataattgttttttcaaatgctataaaattgaataacacacccaaattcaatgaaagtagtgaactgatcatggaaccatccacgttctTTTTTTGGactatttggttgaaagaaacccaaatgttctgatatagaaactttttaaaaatgggtcaaatttgacccgaagacaacaggagggttaacaccattactcattgacttttgaaaagatgttgcatttattgaatttaaaaaaaaacttgaactGTGACAACTCCCATTAATTCTTTTCCCGTTTGCACATTCAGAACACAAAAGaatttacttgcaaaatgtaacatgcaaaATAATAAGCTTTTCTCGATgactttgtttttgtgatcgttaggagccgaaatcgtaatcaaaattttaaaattgtgattaattgcacagaCCTAGGGCTGAGCTTTATGTTTGTAAAAtcttataaaatcattaaatGAATTGCAAATGCAGGAGGCCTGCAGAAAACTAATCATGAAAAACAttacaagaaaaagaaagcgCAAAGACCAAAGATATTTCTAATGCAACTAGGCATCACCTCAAACTCTTACGACCTTAAATTCTGGAAATGTAATTTAAGACTTCTTAAGACTTAATGGGGTCTGCAGGGAACCCTGCTGACATGCACTTAATAATCTCCCTTTGGTAGAATTGGGAAAAAGAGGATGAAATTGACATCTAAACAACattgttaaagaaaataaaggatgtGAAAGTATTCTCTTAAAAATGCAACACAGATCTTGTGAATGTGAGTCATATGTGGGCTCCGATTTGTCATGAACCAAAACCACACAGCGAGACACTTTACTTTCTTATACCGATCTGTAGTGAAAATTATctcattatttcattatttattatcaGCGATGTTGGACAAATCAACTGCATGCATGAATGTGAAATTGTTACAAGTAAACTCAATTATATTTACAAATGTATATATTGTAAATATAGTTATTGTATTTAGTGAAAAGtacctgacttttttttaaatgtttgtatttatagaaaaatatgtatttttaacttccctatatatattttgcattttgcGAAAAACATTTTGCGGAAACATTTCTATCCGTAATTATCTATACTCATACTCCATTTATCTGCCAATCGAGAAAcattgtctttttaaaaaaaatcttaatttcaTTTTTCTTAAGTGAGCTTACCTGTGCTGTTTTGAGGTGTAAAGTCTGTCCAAAGTTGTCCTCCGGTGTCTGAGGTAGAGACTTGAGAAGCTGCCACCCTTAAAAGCAAGCCTGCATGGTTAAATGTCAAACCAGAACCGCCCCCCAGCCAATGAGAGcagttgtgtgttttgttgacCCTGCCGTACCCTCCTGGGTTCGGTTAGTTGTTTGTGTCACCGGgagttcaggttcaggttcaggtgaCTTTATTGGGTTacattttacttgaaggtatctacataagagtgacatgacactgtcatgaacgtgtcataagcattataaacaagtcataaacgtttatgacataacgcttcttttagtaagtgtcattcggtttttgtcatgacaagttatggttagggttagagttcatgtgtcatgacagtgtcatgtcactcttatgtagatcccttcaagtaaagtgttaccctttATTGGTACCTGTAGGTAAACTAGGTTTACAGTCTAAGAGGCAGGACATCCTTAAAACTGTGTAGACCACCACATAACAtgtaacacacaaaacattaaaacacacaaaacagacaGTAGAGCATGGGTAAAAAACAGTCCATGATCACATTGACTTGTGCAGTTATGTGCAGAAATTCTACAGCTAGTACATAAACCAAGGTGCTTGTGCGTTGTGTGCAAGTCATTCTACAGTTTGTTTAACAGAGTGATTGCAGCTGggacaaaactgtttttaaatcttgtaGTTCTACAACCAGGGACCGTTAGCCGCCATCCAGAGGGGAGATACTGGAGTTCCCTATTCAAAGGGTGTAGGCTATCTTCTAAGATGGCCGTAGCTATCCGCTGTAGTTGTTAAGCATACAGGGATGTGGGGTGCAGCTGGGACTCACCAGTCAGCTTACTTGACCATCTTACAATTTGATTTAGGCGATTCTTGTGCTTAACTGAAACCCACCCAAACCATGACACTAAGGAGAAAGATATGATGGATTTATCTTTGGCTTATGATCTGTTATTTGTactaaccctcgtgttgtcttccaggtcaaaatggaaaattaaccctatttttttttttaacccttttgacaaattttctgacatttttgtcccttttttctgcacttttgaCGCTTTTATTCACGTTTTTGTCAACGCTATTTTTCACTAACATTACTAACACCAACTtcttaccactagttttactcctatttttggaattcatggtcaataaatctCATTTATAGGAAACGATACCTCATTGTGAAATAATGAATTATTctgactaatattagaggaatgtatgttgatggataatcacagacgtgtgtatccaatccaatccaactttatttataaagcacatttaaaacaaccaggttgaccaaagtgctggaaATTGACATGATTTAGGACAGATTATAAACACACGAGTAACAAAACgaacatttaaaacaagtaacaaactgaaaatgaaagtgCAGAATACAACTCTCAGGCAGGTTTAAAGGCCAATGAATAAAAGTGAGTTTTAAGTCgtgatttaaaaatgtgaagGCTGGGGGCCAATCTGACATGCAGAGGCAATTCATTCCACAGCCTTGGTGCCACGACTGACAATGCTTGATCTCCCCTATTTTTGAGCCGTGTTCTAGGGACAACAAGGAGTAGCTGGTCAGCAGCAGACTGATCTCAgaaagtggcgtatgtatgacatgccaattcgtatgccatttttgcaAGTTATCAAAACTCATAATCGTGGCGACGCCacgttgtgtgtatgtttacatccgctgtgtacagcgtagacatacacgtggatagctcaaaatgcgtacagataaaacgccacttggctttaggaaagtggcgtgtatgtttacgcaaagtcatgatgccatgttgtcaGCAGACCTTAACGACCTCAGAGGAGCGTGCGGCTTCAGTAGTTCAGCGATATAAGCTGGGGCTTGACCATAAagagctttaaaaacaaacagaatcttaaaatgtattctaaaGCAAACTGGTAGCCAATGAAGGGAGACAAGAACAGGAGTAATGTGATCTCGTTTACGAGTTCCGGTAAGAAGTCGAGCGGCAGCATTTTGAACCATTTGTAATCTAGTGTATGTCAACGTTTAGTCAGGAGGATTGTTTTCAAATGTGATAAAATGGAATACCCAAAGTCCAGTGAAAGTAGTGATCAAGTACTTGCAATTGTACTTACACTTTTTGGGTAATTTGGGTTAAAAAGAAAGCCATATTTCTGATTTAGAAgtttcaaatttgacctgaggaggacaacatgagggctAAATAAAAAACTTAATTTGCATCCTGCTGTTCGAAATGTTGTTGCTACCAGTCAACAGATGTTTATCTATCATCATCACTGCAACCATACCGCATCCATCACTGAGACGCTGTGGGCTTTTAAATTGTGATGACGAGGAATaggattattttgcacattacgttttgcgagtaaactcttattttgtcctggagaaaaaaaagttaaaacgtGAAAAGTATgtagggaaatttcacagttcaaggtgttttcgcAGTTCATTTGTTTCACGGtttcactgtttgtttttcatccaataattgcaacatctttccaaaagtcatgCTGCTGCACATAGATTTTTGTAAATATAATCTAAAATTTTTTTAGATCCACAATCACAATTTTGATAAACTGTACATTTGACAATATTTTCCCTTCAACAAAACCAAAATATGCTCTAATAAGGAGACGAAATGTAGTGAAATGCACAAAACATGCTCTCAGATTCAAGCTGTGGGTTCAACGGGCGGACAAAATGTGCAAAAACACAGCGGGGTGTGACTGCTCACTGGCACCAAAACCAGTTCACAACCTTTCCTTGACCTTTTCTCAGGTTGTGTGATGGTTTGTGGAGTCCTGGAGCCACATAAGGGTCAAACTGATCACGTCAAACTCTTGAGAACTGGTTCTCAAAGTTCCCACAACCAAACAACCTTTTGGTCCCTTTTCGTGTCTTAGAAATCAAAGCTCAACTTGCATTTTATATTTAGTTAAGCTTTATTTATGTAGGACGTCTAATTGAGATCCACATCTCTTCTACAAGGTAGACCTGACAGGAAACCACACTAAGCTGCATCTAACAATTATGAGATGCAAAATGTAGGAGCCAAAAAAAAGCAGTTTTGGTTTATATTTAAAGAttcaatgaaatgaaataaagaaCAACATGTCTATGGAGATTCATTCATGCATCTAGGTAATTGTAGTTTCAACAAAgcattaatttaaaaacactggattaaaaaatatagaatacAAGACGTTTCAGTGTTCATCCAAACACGTTCATCAGTTGTTTAGTGTGCACAGGAAGTAACTCTGGCCTTAATACACAAGGCAGTCACATAAACTCATGGCATGAAGTCACATGACTGCCAAGATGTAGTCGATTTGGGCTGCCAGAGAAGATGGTGTCCCAGCAGCTTCAGATGATGCCCCTCCCCCTGCTAAAGAGgtggtatacacacacacacacacacacacacatatatatatatacacacacacactcaaacacacataaagtacacacacacacat encodes:
- the ccr10 gene encoding C-C chemokine receptor type 10, with translation MANGTDDDDYSGYGSYNFSELWNTSNATYFSDDDSFCEPGEQGITIKTFQTCVFCLIFLLGVVGNCLVIATFALYRRLRLRSMTDVFLLHLALADLLLILTLPLQAVDTHLGWIFSTCLCKATRACYAINTYSGLQLLACISVDRYMVVARAQEMLRLRSRILTGGKVAAVGVWLVAVLLSLPEILYSGVSGSGEDLYCGMQKSGSVKMATNGAIIAVFCLSFFVMVTCYSLIARVLWEGNAQRRGKQWHRQRTLKLMVALVLVFLLFQLPYTVVLSRKMAGPVCALLLEYITCTLAYTRCCLNPILYALVGVRFRNDVLRLIHDSGCWCALWAPPHSVGSTSVSPSSPASKVPSVCSPTSPEPSCSSNETAPTRFQFPVNPHHNRSRL